aaggcgccccatatcgcttggataagtctgggaGTTTGTTGATTAAGgcagttgttagacgaggtgccgcggcctaatctcccgggtggaccggggggtggacacctcatggcgacgtaagcggtgattggcgccgaaagcaaccaatcgtggaatcaagctgctcggcaggaccggagctcggagatatggaagagtcgccacccacgaatgggaaaatgaacaccgatcccttgcgagagaccggtgtgggttcgggaaacttaggtacgagctaAGAatgctagctcctttccggagaaaggctactaggcaccccgacatcgcccggttatgaaccaccggcctcctactcagcatgttaggcgataacggactaatcgtatacttctttaagtttaaaattcatttgaaaccttttctttctcgttttggaaaccgttttgagcatatattattgaaaagccactttagtaaagaatcacccatttacatcagttcaatatacataggaaagagagagggagaaggaagaattgatttatttgtaacgtgatttatgcttcgtgtcacatactaattctatactaattcacttccccaaaacgagtttatctACATGGTTCgaaccttaatcgccgttggaacgatttaggtacgtttcaaaaccccgtttaatgatgttcactcgaatcgccgttggaacgactcgggcGTTGAAAATGTTGGGATAAAAGCCTTTGATAAGAAAActtggttaaacatacaagtcaatttattttatataaatcatttaagaaaatgattcaaaaactctattattcacaatgaaaacgattttaattacaaggttcgcttaatccatcgttggaacgtactaaggtttcaaaacgtggtgttttaagaaacgatttgaaatgtcaagaaaacactatttatttacattaggaacctctaaaaaatccattagtttaaataattaaattgaaaactctttttgtgatttattttccccttttcactcaatggactctttacttgtcataattacaataataaacatatttagaccaaaattcactcccaaataaagcccatttgaaacatggacccctaaatggcccaaaagaataaagaaaataatataagcatatatatatacattttaatccaaaaagaaaatatgaaataaaagttaatgaaaagagactatataatacatatatgaaaatattaaatataatacatttatactttaaacatgtgaaaatagtaaataaaattcctagataagaaaataacatttgtcaccaaaatagttttatttaataataactaatatagcccaaatatcccaaaactatatatatacataactaatgtaattttaaatgtcaaaaataatatatatttatccactaatatttactaattatctccaaaatgctcaagtaaataacatttaaaataaaatccaatataactcaaatgaatgaaaaaagaaatatatatatacatatacttataatagatcaaattaatgaaaaataatatatagacgttctaaataactataggtaccaaatatctaaaaaatagtttaaaagtatatattacataactatatatatgcataccaaggatcaaaaacttaaaagttgagaaagagggactaaaacagtattttttacattccagcagatttaccgacagaaaatccgtcggtaaacagcaattagtgacagaaatggcaaattacagcagcactccaattatttccagatttattcaaaagctttaaattaaatctaattcaatcgttttggatttccgaactaccaaaaatggatcatagtcaataacggacgttcctaaaacgacgtttttattttaaaacgttatttggaaattctttaaattacaacttataattacaacgtctttaatacccgaactacctttttatcggatcacggttcgtattgcgatatcaaaacgaggttttttattttaaaacaaaaccaaattttattcaacacgagacaaaaattaaataaatatgctaaattaaataaaacgtgataaaataaatgaataactaaataaataaaaactataacataaaaataaatagaagaaggaaataaattaaataaaataaaagagtctagttctcggataataccttaaattcggtatctgacagtcgaagccgattgattccatgagtcgtgattttccggttttttgtgttttttagtaaaaatttaactttggaaaatttggattttttttgggaaaaaaaatactttctccaaaaaattgactctctctctaaaaatgtttagagtgagaaagctccaaaaaatctCCTTTTTttcaatgcatggggatccgtgccttttataggcaaacggatccccggcggaatgggcgacgcccgaaaagaatcgggcgtcgcccaagggggttgggcggccgcccaaggcatgttgggcggccgcccaacctcacgttgggctatcgcccaacattgttgggcgatcgcccaacagcgttgggcgagtgcccaaccgccgttgggcgttcgcccgacatcggtgggcgctcgcccaacggccgccggggcgcgtctcgcgccgtcggacgcgcaCGCCTTGCGGCCGTCGAGCGTGCGTTCCGTGCTGTCGGGCGCCCACGCGTCGCGGCCGTcgaacgcgcgttccgcgctgccgggcgcacacgtcccgtggccgacgagTGCGCGCTCCGCGCCACCGGGCCCGTGcatcgctcggacgtcgagcaCGCGTCACttgtggttggatgcgtgcatcCGACGAacgtcgagcgcgcgtcccgcgccGTCGAGTGGGCGTCTGACTATCGTCTACCGCGCAtcggatgccgctaagcgctcgcaccatgccgctaagcattcgcgagccaccccattggcaacagcgacccgtcataactctttcttccttattatgtacttatcattctttatatattttttgtttttcaaaacttccggaatcaatcgcttcaaccgtcttgttttcaggtttttgtcacaggtcctccgactcggtgtctatagttgcccctactttgctattttgacagtgatgtgtgtgttttgaaaacgttttttttgctaacgcacacatgcaatgtaaaacatataaaaagtaaaagacacgtaaagagtaggagggagaatacctgaccttcgcgttGTGCGCTCCGGTGTTGTTTGTCGATTCTTTCcagccttgcctctgaatcggccgtcgttggatgtttttctctcggaatctagcgtacgttgactatgggtaagaatggctcaaaagcaacctcggtcgtggaccgtaggtaagatggctaaaaagctacctcggtcgtgaaccgtaggtaagatggctaaagagctacctcggtcgtgaaccgtaggtaagatggctaaagagctacctcggtcgcgaaccgtaggtaagatggctaaaaagctacctcggtcgtgaaccgtaggtaagatggctaaaaagctacctcggtcgtgaaccgtaggtaagatggctaaaaagctacctcggtcgtgaaccgtaggtaagatggctaaagagctacctcggtcgtgaactgtaggtaagatggctaaaaagctacctcggtcgtgaaccgtaggtaagatggctaaagagctacctcggtcgcgaaccgtaggtaagatggctaaaaagctacctcggttgtgaaccgtaggtaagatggctcaagggcagaaaagttctttctaacgattctgaattcttttaaaacaccattgtctggagctagtgtctcggaggtttaataggaacgtgttttggtctggaatgatatagactaatgattatttttctattgactgttgtctgtattttgactggtgtcactgttctgtaaaaattggctgttgtctggagttcatatcttgacagtattggttgctgtctgggagaaatgcaggctgaaacggactgcaaatcggaggtctgtgcacctggtaaataattatttactttttacctttatgtcaaatcgtaccttttcggtatttacgggaatgccattccctcttcctatataaggtggtggggtttcatttcaaccccacgccttctctctcttctttctctctctagactttgatttggattatcctcgggatggatttggatgaatgcgatggcacgagaggcatggatgaggtttacgtgaacctagatagagtggaccctttccacgaccctacgacgcatctgagccggacacgctgcaacgaggtaagtgattttctcacttttgtttgattcaaattctaggctttagtattcctatccgaacatgatttgcatgctaacttttagattgccttagaggactttagctagaaaacatgaatttcttcacttacaagtaacacttgtttgttTCTGTGTACGAACGCGCGTTATATACATGTGAGTAGTAACCCTGCGAATTcctgcatgctaacagtaaaaataacgtgaatagtaaaaacgtgaatagtgcacgtgaatagtaaaaacgtgaatagtgacaacttaactaatgcacgtgaatagtgaaaacttaactaatgcatgtgaatagtaaaacttaactaatgcgcgtgaatagtaaaaacgtgaatagtgcacgtgaatagtaaaaaacgtgaatgtgaatagtaaaaaacgtgaaaacgtaactaatgcacgtgaatagtgaaaacttaactaaaaacgtgaatagtgcacgtgaatagtaaaaaatgtgaatagtgaaaacttaactaatgcacgtgaatagtaaacttaacctatgctccttgtcaatgcggacgagagtggattaaagaattaactaaaccttacatgagcgaccctaaaggagagacttttatagaaagttggccctaattgaccagatgtctctaggttagataatgaaagaatacctagtcttaacgcgttttcATCAATCGTACGCTTTAGGAatcgtatttaaattttcctgtcttgttctttctagttcatCGAGATTTCCGGGACTACGGCCGAGATTCAttcgtggtatgctaggctaggcgccgcggcgagagtccgtgtgcgcgagttgggcttcgagccctttatttcagcgctgccccgcaccaacggggtgtgtgatcgttttggcctacgtgccttatgcgagcggtgggttgactcgacccacaccttccatctttcctttggggagatgaccatctcgcccagagatttctctTTGTTGACGGGGCTGCGGGGTAGCAGCACTCCAGTTCCCTTTCATTTTGAcctgatgcgaccgcgggttgACCTCGCTAGGCTTGCTGCTTTGATTGGGCCGGGAGTTTGTCCAGGCGCCagatctactccggcgaagtttatttctaCTGCGAACCTTTTGAGTCGCCGGGATTTTTGCGAGACAGACGATACTGACTTGgcagttcgtagtttcttagtgtatactctgagcgagacgattttccgcaccaagggcggaaaggtacacgcTGGTCTTATTCAGGCACTCAGTGATTTGGAtacggcggcttcctatgattgggcgggggcaggtctagcctttctatataaatttttggatctgacttgccggaagcgcaaggacttcagtggttacacctttgccctgctggtacgtgacgcgtCCTTGACTCGcccattttatcttcttcgcgctttCCACACTTATAAtctttgtttttaccgcaggtctgggcgtatgagaggcggaATCTTCCTAGCCAGTCTCGGCCTCGGCCACGAGTACCGAGGCTCCCTCtcatgacccgatggagagattttgacctAGGCACCGAGAGGAGACGGACGGTGGcgcggctcctagattggattgactcgcggaccctgggacaggtagatgtcgtctagtcgtgctagattcttgtttgaaccgttctgactttctctttgtgttttttttttttagattaagttcaggtgggacgacctcgacttcggtcccgattacatgtatgtatctgtgatccaggagcagcagtgcgtgctcaccggcccctgcatgcgggcatggtatttgggggaccgaggcatcaccggggttagtgaCGCACACTGGACACCGGGCAAGATTCTCATTTCCATGTTCgtggtgcggaccatgcccctgtcggtcatccgtcaggacttgacccgtcggtttgtCGGTAGAGAGGTGTGGGTTCATACCGGGGGCCGTGATCCCTACCTATCAACTctgttgagcgcgagggatgccccggcggtagcgatggaggtggatccggtagcagacgtattttcgagggaggctgtcgcggcagtctttggtcaggaggaggtcccggtaagtgattcctcttttttaccttttattcatgagatggttagcggtatttattgtgtttttatttgcaggagggatcctggaggagcGCTCATCTGTCGGACttctttgacggcactcgagctcagacatcTGCGGGCGAGCCAccctactatgtcggcgagtcctccagtgcTGCCCGATCGGAGAGGTCCTCTTTCGGTGTGCCCGTTCtagactacgggagagatttcGCCACCGTTTGTTATGATGAGTCCGGGGCAGCCTATGCGggtgtcgagatggctcctccCCTCTTCACATCGAGGGTGCCATTTGACCCTCCCGACGCTTCGCAGactacgagagagacttgtacagATTATGTGGGACTATCTGGTTACCTCCGAGactgcctcagcttgcgctgtgccgatcacctggtatgtatccttactttattttagtgtagtggaatgcatgcatgtatgtatgatttctgttcttgcctatgctgattcgttttttctctttttttttcacatctgtttttcttcttttttttccttttttagagcgatcttcacgcccatgagcggagacggagtgagtcggtgcgggaggccgatgccagggttggccaggtgtaccaagagcggaacgaccactggtcggaggtGATACGGAGGGAGACTGCTAGACGTCTTGTCGTtaaggagagggcgcgtgatgagacgattggacgcctcgctgccgaggagagggtGCATGTTGAGACCACAggacgcctcgctgccgaggagagagcacgagttgctgagGAGAGGCTCCGAGTTACCGAGGAGACCTTATCTGCGGAGCAGGCATCGCATTTGAGGGGGTTTGAGGCCTACTGGGACTGCCCTCCATATTAGGCttattatgtattgctttgtagt
The DNA window shown above is from Euphorbia lathyris chromosome 1, ddEupLath1.1, whole genome shotgun sequence and carries:
- the LOC136235194 gene encoding uncharacterized protein isoform X1, whose protein sequence is MSSVDDFPRCCLLMLICYSFLVYTLSETIFRTKGGKVHAGLIQALSDLDTAASYDWAGAGLAFLYKFLDLTCRKRKDFSGYTFALLVWAYERRNLPSQSRPRPRVPRLPLMTRWRDFDLGTERRRTVARLLDWIDSRTLGQIKFRWDDLDFGPDYMYVSVIQEQQCVLTGPCMRAWYLGDRGITGVSDAHWTPGKILISMFVVRTMPLSVIRQDLTRRFVGREVWVHTGGRDPYLSTLLSARDAPAVAMEVDPVADVFSREAVAAVFGQEEVPEGSWRSAHLSDFFDGTRAQTSAGEPPYYVGESSSAARSERSSFGVPVLDYGRDFATVCYDESGAAYAGVEMAPPLFTSRVPFDPPDASQTTRETCTDYVGLSGYLRDCLSLRCADHLSDLHAHERRRSESVREADARVGQVYQERNDHWSEVIRRETARRLVVKERARDETIGRLAAEERVHVETTGRLAAEERARVAEERLRVTEETLSAEQASHLRGFEAYWDCPPY
- the LOC136235194 gene encoding uncharacterized protein isoform X2, whose protein sequence is MTRWRDFDLGTERRRTVARLLDWIDSRTLGQIKFRWDDLDFGPDYMYVSVIQEQQCVLTGPCMRAWYLGDRGITGVSDAHWTPGKILISMFVVRTMPLSVIRQDLTRRFVGREVWVHTGGRDPYLSTLLSARDAPAVAMEVDPVADVFSREAVAAVFGQEEVPEGSWRSAHLSDFFDGTRAQTSAGEPPYYVGESSSAARSERSSFGVPVLDYGRDFATVCYDESGAAYAGVEMAPPLFTSRVPFDPPDASQTTRETCTDYVGLSGYLRDCLSLRCADHLSDLHAHERRRSESVREADARVGQVYQERNDHWSEVIRRETARRLVVKERARDETIGRLAAEERVHVETTGRLAAEERARVAEERLRVTEETLSAEQASHLRGFEAYWDCPPY